One genomic window of Bactrocera dorsalis isolate Fly_Bdor chromosome 4, ASM2337382v1, whole genome shotgun sequence includes the following:
- the LOC105233350 gene encoding spectrin beta chain isoform X2, whose amino-acid sequence MTTDISIVRWDPSQGPGNEYIDEYEYDGGNSSSRLFERSRIKALAEERENVQKKTFTKWVNSHLCRVNCRIGDLYVDMRDGKYLIKLLEVLSGERLPKPTKGKMRIHCLENVDKALQFLREQRVHLENIGSHDIVDGNASLNLGLIWTIILRFQIQDITIEEVDNKETKSAKDALLLWCQMKTAGYNNVNVRNFTTSWRDGLAFNAIIHKHRPDLVQFEKLSKANPLYNLNNAFDVAEDKLGLAKLLDAEDVFVDHPDEKSIITYVVTYYHYFSKLKQETVQGKRIGKVVGIAMENDKMINDYEHFTSDLLKWIETTIQALGEREFENSLAGVQSQLAQFSNYRTIEKPPKFVEKGNLEVLLFTLQSKMRANNQKPYTPKEGKMISDINKAWERLEKAEHERELALREELIRQEKLEQLAARFDRKASMRETWLSENQRLVSQDNFGFDLAAVEAAAKKHEAIETDIFAYEERVQAVIAVCDELESERYHDVKRILLRKENVMRLWTYLLELLRARRMRLEISLQLQQNFQEMLYILDNMEEIRQLLLTDDYGKHLMGVEDLLQKHSLVEADINILGERVKVVVQNSQKFLSDDPESYKPCDPEIIVSRVQQLEDAYAELVRLAVERRSRLEESRKLWQFYWDTADEENWIKEKEQIVSTDEIGHDLTTVNLLLSKHKALESEITSHDPQLQGVAKIGAELITEGHFGADRIKDRLKEILSKWDHLLDLTKYRRQRLENAVEYFQLFADADDVDNWMLDTLRIVSSEDVGRDEANVQSLLKKHKDVADELKNYAEVINALHKQAEDLKLNDTEKANVDKRLEAIDTRYKELTELAKLRKQRLLDALSLYKLMSEADGVEQWIKEKTKMLDTMTPGKDIEDVEIMKHRFEGFDKEMNANASRVAVVNQLARQLLHVEHPNSDEILERQNHLNQEWSTLREKAEAKMDDLKSAHGVQTFYIECRETISWIEDKKRILTETDSLEMDLTGVMTLQRRLSGMERDLAAIQAKLSSLSKEADSIENEHPEEAQIIRDRISQIELIWEQLTQMLKERDSKLEEAGDLHRFLRDLDHFQTWLTKTQTDVASEDTPTSLPEAEKLLNQHQSIREEIDNYTEDYKNMMEYGERLTSESNTSDDPQYMFLRERLNALKDGWEELHQMWENRQVLLSQSLDQQLFNRDARQTEVLLSQQEHFLSKDDTPVNLEQAENQLKRHEAFLTTMEANDDKINTLLQVADTLVEKEHFDAEKIGKRAENIASRRDDNRQRALDQHEKLKNQVKLHEFLQDLEELAEWVQERYVTSQDETYRSAKTIHSKWTRHQAFEAEIAANKERLFEAEKAAQDLSKEKPEFKDIIEPKLKELAKQFEDLEVHTKEKGAMLFDANREVLVQQTCDDIDSYITDLEKQIVNADTGNDLTSVNILMQKQQVIQTQMAAKERQVEEIDKQTEYLQKTTPLEKIEPIVTKKTAVLDRFEKIKAPLVERQKQLEKKKEAFQFCRDVEDEKLWIDEKLPLATSKDYGNSLFNVHVLKKKNQSLATEIDNHEPRIMAICNNGRKLIDEGHEDAKKFESLISDLTQKWQELKDAIDNRKRNLLESEKVQQYFFDAQEAESWMSEQELYMMVEDRGKDEISAQNLMKKHENLEQSVEDYANTIRQLGEVARQFNTEDSGSGDAVSVKQSQLDKLYAGLKDLAGERRARLNEALQLFMLSREVDDLEQWITDREVVAGSQELGQDYDHVTLLSERFDEFARDTEAVGGERVAKVNNIADNLIQAGHSDSATIAEWKDNLNESWQDLLELIETRTQMLAASKELHKFFHDCKDILSRIIEKQHGVSDELGRDAGSVSTLQRKHHNFMQDLMTLYSQVQQIQEESAKLQDSYAGDKAKEITNREQEVLHAWSNLQAMCDARKQKLADTGDLFRFFNMVRILMIWMEDLVRQMNTSEKPRDVSGVELLMNNHQSLKAEIDTREDNFAACISLGKELLARSHYASADIKDRLLQLNNSRNALLRRWEERWENLQLILEVYQFARDAAVAEAWLIAQEPYLLSSELGHTIDEVENLIKKHEAFEKSAAAQEERFSALERLTTFELKEIKRRQELAEEAERQRVKEELEAKAALEAAEQAKREAERRDIVDAAAAAAEESAEHATLSAGEGQEGYLTRKHEWESTTKKASNRSWDKVYVVAKVGHLSFYKDQKGYKSNPELTFRGEPSYDLQGAGIQIATDYTKKKHVLRIKLSGGAEFLLQAHDDDEMSQWVSSLKAQSDSATVAESRSQTLPATSQKDEPKRRSFFTLKKK is encoded by the exons ATGACGACCGACATTTCAATTGTTCGATGGGATCCTAGTCAGGGTCCTGGAAACGAATATATCGATGAATACGAATATGATGGAGGGAATTCCAGCTCTAGACTTTTTGAAAGATCGCGGATAAAGGCTCTTGCTGAAGAACGAGAAAATgttcaaaagaaaacatttacAAAGTGGGTTAATTCACATTTGTGTAGAGTTAACTGCAGGATAGGAGatttgtatgtagatatgcGTGACGGAAAATACCTTATAAAACTGTTAGAAGTATTATCTGGTGAACGTCTACCGAAACCAACAAAAGGAAAAATGAGGATCCATTGTTTGGAAAATGTGGACAAAGCTCTACAATTTTTACGTGAGCAACGCGTACATTTAGAAAATATAGGATCGCATGACATTGTGGATGGAAACGCTTCTTTAAATTTGGGCTTAATTTGGACCATCATCTTGCGATTCCag ATTCAAGACATTACAATTGAAGAAGTCGACAACAAAGAAACTAAATCTGCTAAGGATGCTTTACTTTTGTGGTGTCAAATGAAAACTGCTGGATACAATAATGTGAATGTCAGGAACTTCACCACTTCTTGGCGAGACGGACTCGCATTCAATGCAATAATTCATAAACACCGTCCTGATTTGGTGCAATTTGAAAAGTTGTCCAAAGCGAACCCCTTGTATAATCTGAACAATGCCTTCGACGTTGCTGAAGATAAGTTAGGTCTTGCAAAGTTACTCGATGCTGAAGATGTATTTGTCGACCATCCCGATGAAAAGTCTATTATCACATATGTGGTTACCTATTATCATTACTTCAGTAAGCTAAAGCAAGAAACAGTGCAAGGCAAACGAATCGGAAAAGTTGTGGGCATTGCCATGGAAAATGATAAAATGATTAATGACTATGAACATTTTACAAGTGATTTACTAAAATGGATTGAAACAACTATCCAAGCCCTTGGAGAAAGagaatttgaaaattctttagcGGGAGTGCAAAGTCAGTTAGCTCAATTTTCAAATTATCGAACTATTGAAAAGCCTCCTAAGTTTGTAGAAAAAGGTAATTTAGAAGTGTTGTTATTCACGCTTCAATCGAAAATGCGGGCAAACAATCAGAAACCTTATACTCCTAAGGAAGGAAAAATGATTTCTGATATAAATAAGGCTTGGGAGCGTTTAGAGAAAGCAGAACATGAGCGAGAATTAGCATTAAGAGAAGAACTTATTCGCCAAGAGAAGTTGGAACAACTGGCTGCTCGTTTTGATAGAAAAGCTTCAATGAGGGAAACTTGGCTTTCCGAGAACCAAAGACTAGTTAGTCAGGATAACTTCGGATTCGATTTAGCAGCGGTTGAAGCTGCGGCAAAGAAACACGAAGCTATTGAAACAGACATATTTGCTTATGAAGAACGTGTACAAGCAGTCATTGCTGTGTGTGACGAATTAGAATCAGAACGTTACCACGATGTTAAGCGAATATTGCTGCGTAAGGAAAATGTTATGCGATTATGGACGTACTTGCTGGAACTATTACGCGCACGTAGAATGCGATTAGAAATATCGttgcaattacaacaaaacttCCAAGAAATGCTTTATATTTTGGATAATATGGAGGAAATCAGGCAGCTACTTTTAACTGATGACTATGGAAAACACCTTATGGGTGTAGAAGACTTACTTCAAAAGCATTCCCTTGTCGAAGCAGATATCAACATTCTTGGAGAGCGTGTTAAAGTTGTAGTCCAAAATTCTCAGAAATTCTTAAGCGATGACCCAGAGTCATATAAACCTTGTGACCCTGAAATCATTGTTAGCCGTGTTCAACAATTAGAGGATGCATACGCTGAATTGGTTCGTCTAGCTGTGGAGCGCAGAAGTCGCCTGGAAGAAAGTCGAAAATTGTGGCAATTCTATTGGGATACGGCTGATGAAGAAAATTGGATAAAAGAAAAGGAACAAATCGTATCCACCGATGAAATTGGACACGATTTAACTAcagtaaatttattattgagCAAACATAAGGCATTAGAATCCGAAATTACGTCGCATGATCCTCAATTGCAAGGTGTTGCTAAAATAGGTGCCGAATTAATTACTGAAGGACACTTTGGAGCTGATCGTATTAAGGATCGTTTGAAGGAAATTCTTTCTAAATGGGATCATCTGTTAGATTTGACTAAGTACAGACGTCAACGTCTAGAAAATGCTGTAGAATACTTCCAATTATTTGCTGACGCTGATGATGTAGACAATTGGATGCTCGATACGCTAAGAATTGTTTCAAGCGAAGATGTTGGACGCGATGAAGCCAACGTACAGTCATTGCTTAAAAAGCATAAGGATGTTGCAGATGAACTTAAGAATTACGCTGAAGTTATTAACGCTTTACACAAGCAAGCTGAAGATTTAAAATTGAACGACACAGAAAAGGCCAATGTAGATAAGCGTCTAGAAGCAATTGACACTAGATACAAAGAGTTGaccgaattggcaaaattgCGAAAACAACGACTATTAGATGCACTCAGCCTTTATAAGTTGATGTCTGAAGCGGACGGTGTTGAGCAATGGATAAAAGAAAAGACCAAAATGTTAGATACAATGACGCCTGGAAAAGACATTGAAGATGTCGAAATAATGAAGCATCGCTTCGAAGGTTTTGACAAGGAGATGAATGCTAATGCTTCTCGCGTTGCTGTTGTTAATCAATTAGCTAGGCAACTGTTGCATGTTGAACATCCTAATTCGGACGAAATATTGGAAAGGCAGAACCATCTCAATCAGGAGTGGTCTACTTTACGCGAAAAAGCAGAAGCTAAAATGGATGATTTGAAATCTGCCCATGGTGTGCAAACATTCTATATTGAATGTAGAGAAACAATATCATGGATCGAAGACAAAAAGCGCATTTTAACTGAAACCGATAGCCTAGAGATGGACTTGACTGGTGTGATGACTTTGCAAAGACGTCTTAGTGGTATGGAAAGAGATTTGGCAGCTATTCAAGCTAAACTATCTAGTTTAAGCAAAGAAGCTGATAGTATTGAGAATGAACATCCAGAGGAGGCACAAATAATCCGTGATAGAATTTCTCAAATAGAGCTTATTTGGGAGCAATTAACCCAAATGCTGAAGGAACGCGACTCTAAATTGGAAGAAGCAGGTGATTTACACAGATTTTTGCGTGATTTGGACCACTTCCAGACATGGTTGACCAAAACCCAAACTGACGTGGCATCTGAAGATACTCCAACTTCCTTGCCTGAAGCTGAGAAGCTTCTAAATCAACATCAATCAATTCGCGAGGAAATTGATAATTACACAGAAGATTATAAGAACATGATGGAATATGGTGAGCGTTTAACATCAGAATCGAATACGTCGGACGATCCACAATATATGTTCCTTCGTGAGAGATTAAATGCGTTGAAAGATGGTTGGGAGGAGTTGCATCAAATGTGGGAAAATAGACAAGTGTTGCTCTCTCAAAGTCTGGATCAACAGTTATTCAATAGAGATGCACGTCAAACCGAAGTGCTATTAAGTCAACAAGAACATTTCCTTAGTAAGGATGATACTCCAGTTAATTTAGAGCAAGCTGAGAACCAACTTAAACGTCATGAAGCATTCCTCACTACCATGGAGGCAAATGATGATAAGATAAATACTTTGTTGCAAGTAGCTGACACCCTTGTGGAGAAAGAACATTTTGACGCTGAGAAAATCGGGAAGCGAGCTGAAAATATTGCAAGTCGTCGTGACGATAATCGCCAACGAGCTTTGGATCAGCACGAAAAGTTAAAGAATCAAGTGAAATTGCATGAATTTTTACAAGATCTTGAAGAATTGGCTGAATGGGTACAAGAACGATATGTAACATCCCAAGATGAGACCTACAGGAGTGCTAAAACAATCCATTCTAAATGGACACGACATCAAGCTTTTGAAGCAGAGATTGCGGCCAATAAAGAACGTTTATTTGAAGCAGAAAAGGCAGCTCAGGATTTGTCTAAAGAGAAACCAGAATTCAAAGATATTATAGAACCAAAGTTAAAAGAACTGGCCAAACAATTCGAAGATTTAGAGGTGCACACAAAAGAGAAAGGCGCAATGTTATTTGATGCAAATCGCGAAGTTCTGGTACAACAAACTTGCGACGATATCGATTCCTATATTACTGACTTGGAAAAACAAATCGTCAATGCTGACACTGGCAATGACCTGACGTCAGTTAACATTCTTATGCAGAAGCAACAAGTCATACAAACTCAAATGGCAGCTAAAGAACGACAGGTAGAGGAGATCGACAAACAAACTGAATATTTGCAAAAGACAACTCCATTAGAGAAGATCGAACCAATTGTCACCAAGAAAACGGCAGTTCTTGATAGATTTGAAAAAATCAAAGCACCACTAGTAGAACGCCAAAAGCAACTGGAAAAGAAGAAGGAAGCATTCCAATTCTGCCGGGATGTCGAAGACGAAAAGTTGTGGATTGACGAAAAGTTACCTTTAGCTACTTCAAAAGATTATGGTAACTCATTGTTTAATGTCCATGtactgaaaaagaaaaatcaatcTCTTGCTACCGAAATTGATAACCACGAACCTAGGATAATGGCTATATGCAATAACGGCAGAAAACTAATAGATGAAGGTCATGAAGATGCTAAGAAGTTTGAGAGTCTTATTAGTGATCTGACTCAAAAATGGCAAGAACTTAAAGATGCTATTGATAATCGTAAGCGAAATCTTTTAGAATCAGAAAAGGTACAACAATACTTTTTCGATGCGCAAGAGGCTGAATCGTGGATGAGCGAACAGGAGTTATACATGATGGTGGAGGATCGTGGAAAGGATGAGATCAGTGCACAAAATCTAATGAAGAAACATGAAAACTTAGAACAATCTGTTGAAGACTATGCCAATACAATTAGGCAATTAGGTGAAGTTGCACGCCAATTCAATACCGAGGACAGCGGTAGTGGTGATGCCGTGTCTGTTAAGCAATCCCAATTGGACAAACTTTACGCTGGCCTTAAGGATTTGGCTGGCGAACGTCGGGCGCGCTTGAATGAAGCTCTACAATTATTTATGTTGAGCAGAGAAGTTGATGACTTGGAACAATGGATTACAGACCGGGAAGTTGTTGCTGGATCCCAAGAACTTGGACAAGATTATGATCACGTAACATTACTTTCAGAACGCTTTGATGAATTTGCACGTGATACTGAAGCCGTTGGCGGCGAACGGGTTGCTAAAGTTAACAATATTGCTGACAACTTAATTCAAGCTGGTCATTCAGATTCGGCTACAATTGCTGAATGGAAAGATAACTTGAATGAATCATGGCAAGACCTTTTGGAACTGATTGAAACACGCACTCAAATGTTGGCTGCCTCCAAGGAACTTCACAAATTCTTCCATGACTGTAAAGATATCCTTAGTCGTATCATTGAGAAGCAACATGGTGTTTCGGATGAATTGGGACGTGATGCGGGATCTGTATCGACTTTGCAACGAAAACACCACAACTTCATGCAAGACCTTATGACTCTTTATTCACAAGTACAACAAATTCAAGAGGAATCAGCGAAACTACAAGATTCATACGCTGGTGACAAAGCCAAGGAAATTACTAACCGAGAGCAAGAGGTTCTACACGCATGGTCTAATTTGCAAGCTATGTGTGATGCTCGTAAGCAAAAACTAGCTGACACGGGCGATCTATTTAGATTCTTTAATATGGTTCGTATATTAATGATATGGATGGAGGATCTTGTGCGACAAATGAACACATCTGAGAAACCTAGAGATGTTTCGGGTGTTGAACTACTCATGAATAATCACCAAAGTCTGAAAGCTGAAATTGATACACGAGAAGATAACTTCGCCGCTTGTATATCTCTTGGTAAAGAGTTATTGGCAAGAAGTCATTATGCATCAGCCGATATTAAAGATAGGCTTCTGCAGTTGAACAACAGTCGAAATGCCTTGCTACGACGTTGGGAGGAGAGATGGGAGAACTTACAACTAA ttCTAGAGGTATACCAGTTCGCCAGAGATGCTGCCGTTGCTGAGGCTTGGCTTATTGCCCAAGAACCTTATCTTTTGTCTTCAGAATTGGGTCACACCATTGATGAAGTTgagaacttaattaaaaaacatgaagCATTCGAAAAATCTGCTGCTGCCCAAGAAGAACGCTTTAGTGCTCTTGAGCGCTTAACAACA tttgagcTTAAGGAAATCAAAAGACGTCAGGAATTGGCGGAGGAAGCTGAGAGGCAGCGAGTAAAAGAGGAATTGGAGGCGAAAGCAGCATTGGAAGCTGCTGAGCAAGCTAAACGGGAAGCAGAGAGACGTGATATTGTcgatgcagcagcagcagcggctgAAGAATCAGCAG AACATGCAACTTTGTCGGCTGGTGAAGGACAGGAAGGTTACCTCACAAGAAAACATGAATGGGAATCTACTACGAAAAAAGCTTCGAATAGGTCTTGGGATAAG gtaTACGTAGTTGCAAAAGTAGGGCATTTATCATTCTACAAAGATCAAAAGGGTTATAAAAGTAATCCTGAATTGACGTTCCGTGGAGAGCCCAGTTATGATTTACAAGGTGCAGGTATTCAAATTGCTACCGATTATACCAAAAAGAAGCATGTCCTAAGAATAAA GCTTTCTGGGGGCGCTGAATTTTTATTACAAGCGCATGATGATGATGAAATGTCTCAGTGGGTATCGTCCCTAAAGGCCCAAAGTGATTCAGCAACCGTTGCTGAAAGCAGATCGCAAACATTACCAGCTACTTCTCAGAAGGATGAACCAAAACGCAGATCTTTCTttactcttaaaaaaaaataa